A window of Flavobacterium branchiarum genomic DNA:
TTAAAAAGCTAAATTTGCAACATTAAAAAAAACTATTTTGGATTTAGAATTAGCTATATATTTTTTACCTCAAGGAATACTAGATTATTTTGATATAGTTTCGCATAAACTAGAAAATGAAGTGATCCATTTTTATCTTGAAGAAAAAAATGTCCTTCCTCAAGAATACAAAACAGAATTAGCCAAATCGAAAGGTTTTCTACCAGAAATTACAGTTGAAGACTTTCCTCTTAGAGGTAAATCAGTATTGCTACATATAAAAAGAAGAAGATGGACATTGATTAAATCCAATGAAATAATTAAACGAGATTGGGAAATTGTTGCCAAAGGAACACGAATTACAGCTGAATTCGCGTCTTTTTTAAAAGGTATCATTGGATAAAAATCCTGTAAGCGCAAGTAAATTTGGTAGCTATTACAATACTGATGGCAAAAAGTTGCAATATCTTTATAAAAATCATTTGAGTGATTTCAAGCTCTGGTCACAAAAACAACATGCTAAACAATGGTTGCTCTTTGGTAAAAACCT
This region includes:
- a CDS encoding ISAon1 family transposase N-terminal region protein, whose translation is MDLELAIYFLPQGILDYFDIVSHKLENEVIHFYLEEKNVLPQEYKTELAKSKGFLPEITVEDFPLRGKSVLLHIKRRRWTLIKSNEIIKRDWEIVAKGTRITAEFASFLKGIIG